From Sporosarcina sp. 6E9, a single genomic window includes:
- a CDS encoding LysR family transcriptional regulator, with amino-acid sequence MSMIELEIIKTLAEEGNMRKAADRLFLSQPALSQRLQSIEKEWDTLLFIRSQKGLEPTPAGELIVEYAKEALLKKEEALEMIASMADKVHGTLKIACASIIGHTWLPQVLKEFVERYPDAQISLMTGWSSEIVKALNEREAHIGIVRGQTDWKGRKEYLFRDQLYLVDNEITSLDQIKETTRPFVQFKSDSNYHREIQHWWQRHFAQKPQRQITVDQIETCKQLALNGIGYAILPSITLIGDEIVNKIPLLNSDEEFELTRDTWLIGYESSFALKQVSAFTEIVQQHAKKVQRNKNFQ; translated from the coding sequence ATGTCGATGATTGAACTCGAAATCATAAAAACACTTGCCGAGGAAGGGAATATGCGAAAAGCTGCTGATCGTTTATTCCTATCCCAACCAGCCTTATCACAACGTCTCCAATCAATTGAAAAAGAATGGGATACATTATTGTTTATTCGCTCACAAAAAGGATTGGAACCAACGCCTGCCGGTGAACTAATCGTTGAGTATGCAAAAGAGGCTTTACTGAAAAAAGAAGAAGCCCTTGAAATGATTGCATCGATGGCGGATAAAGTGCACGGGACATTAAAAATAGCCTGTGCATCAATTATTGGCCATACGTGGTTGCCTCAGGTGCTGAAGGAATTTGTTGAGCGTTACCCGGATGCACAAATATCCCTAATGACTGGTTGGAGCTCAGAAATTGTGAAAGCGTTAAACGAACGGGAAGCGCATATAGGAATTGTTCGTGGTCAAACGGATTGGAAAGGTCGTAAGGAGTATTTATTTCGAGACCAATTGTATCTCGTAGACAATGAAATAACATCCCTTGATCAAATAAAAGAAACGACGCGTCCATTTGTTCAATTTAAAAGCGATTCGAACTACCATCGAGAAATTCAACATTGGTGGCAACGACACTTCGCGCAAAAACCTCAAAGGCAAATCACAGTAGACCAAATTGAAACCTGCAAACAACTTGCGCTTAATGGAATTGGTTATGCAATCCTGCCATCAATCACGTTAATCGGTGATGAAATAGTTAATAAAATCCCACTTTTGAACAGCGATGAAGAATTTGAATTGACGCGGGATACTTGGCTTATTGGATATGAATCGTCTTTTGCATTAAAGCAAGTATCCGCATTCACGGAAATTGTTCAACAACACGCGAAAAAAGTTCAAAGAAATAAAAATTTTCAGTAA
- a CDS encoding NAD(P)-dependent oxidoreductase, giving the protein MTLKKVAFIGTGVMGSSIIRHLLQAKYEVTIYTRTKDRATELIDDGAKWAETPSEATAGADIVITMVGYPTDVEAVYFGSSGIFAAGSEGQILIDMTTSSPALAKRIASVAVKRNMASIDAPVSGGDIGAKNGTLSIMCGGDEAVFNKVLPILEVFGKDIIYQGDAGAGQHTKMCNQIAIATNMIGVCEAIVYAEKAGLDPNIVLKSISTGAAGSWSLSNLAPRMLQKDFEPGFYVKHFLKDMDIALAEAEQMGLNLPGLELARSMYHQLLEQGFGDNGTQVLYKKYQS; this is encoded by the coding sequence ATGACTTTAAAGAAAGTTGCCTTTATAGGTACTGGCGTAATGGGCAGCAGCATTATTCGACACTTACTTCAGGCTAAATATGAAGTCACTATTTACACACGCACAAAGGATCGTGCAACGGAACTAATTGATGACGGTGCGAAATGGGCTGAAACGCCAAGCGAAGCAACAGCAGGTGCAGATATCGTGATTACGATGGTCGGTTATCCTACCGATGTGGAAGCCGTTTACTTTGGTTCATCTGGTATATTTGCAGCGGGAAGTGAAGGCCAGATCTTAATCGATATGACGACATCAAGTCCTGCATTAGCCAAACGTATTGCTAGCGTTGCCGTGAAACGTAACATGGCCTCTATCGATGCACCTGTATCCGGTGGCGACATCGGCGCGAAGAACGGCACGCTTTCAATTATGTGCGGTGGTGATGAGGCAGTATTTAATAAGGTGCTTCCAATATTGGAAGTTTTCGGGAAAGATATAATTTATCAAGGCGATGCAGGAGCAGGCCAACATACAAAAATGTGTAACCAAATAGCCATTGCGACAAATATGATTGGCGTTTGCGAGGCGATTGTCTATGCGGAGAAGGCAGGACTTGATCCGAATATTGTTTTAAAGTCGATTTCAACAGGTGCTGCTGGCTCTTGGTCACTTTCAAATTTAGCGCCTCGCATGCTACAGAAGGATTTCGAACCAGGATTTTATGTGAAACACTTTTTAAAGGATATGGATATCGCATTGGCAGAGGCTGAACAAATGGGATTGAACTTGCCAGGCTTGGAGCTCGCGCGTAGCATGTATCACCAATTGCTTGAACAAGGATTTGGGGACAATGGCACACAGGTCTTGTATAAAAAATATCAATCATAA
- the fadH gene encoding 2,4-dienoyl-CoA reductase, protein MFKEKVIIVTGGSNGMGKYMAKKFTDEGANVVITGRNLDRLHAAKEEIGENASVFQMDVRDVESVQQMVNFADKKFGRIDGLVNNAAGNFIVRAEDLSANGWKSVIDIVLNGTFYCSSAVGKYWIENKQKGAILNMLATYAWDAGAGVVHSAAAKAGVMSLTRTLAVEWGTQYGIRVNGIAPGPIERTGGADKLWESEEAAKRTLASIPLGRIGKPEEIAELAAFIMSEKAAFMNGEIVTLDGGQWLNKFPF, encoded by the coding sequence ATGTTTAAGGAAAAAGTGATTATTGTTACAGGTGGATCAAATGGCATGGGGAAATATATGGCGAAAAAGTTTACAGATGAAGGCGCAAATGTTGTCATTACCGGCAGAAATCTAGACCGCTTACATGCGGCCAAAGAAGAAATTGGCGAAAATGCTTCTGTTTTTCAAATGGATGTCAGAGATGTTGAATCTGTTCAACAAATGGTCAACTTCGCAGATAAGAAATTTGGACGCATCGATGGCCTCGTTAATAATGCTGCAGGAAACTTTATCGTTCGTGCAGAAGACCTTTCAGCAAATGGATGGAAATCTGTCATTGACATTGTATTAAATGGAACATTTTATTGTTCGAGTGCGGTCGGAAAGTATTGGATAGAGAACAAGCAAAAAGGCGCGATTTTAAACATGCTTGCAACATATGCTTGGGATGCTGGTGCGGGTGTCGTACATTCGGCGGCAGCCAAAGCGGGTGTCATGTCGTTAACAAGAACACTTGCGGTTGAATGGGGAACGCAATATGGTATTCGAGTGAATGGGATTGCACCAGGTCCAATTGAACGGACGGGCGGAGCAGATAAGCTGTGGGAATCAGAAGAAGCAGCAAAACGAACACTAGCTTCAATACCATTAGGGAGAATTGGGAAACCGGAGGAAATTGCAGAACTAGCGGCATTCATCATGTCTGAGAAAGCTGCATTCATGAATGGTGAAATTGTTACGCTTGATGGCGGACAATGGTTAAATAAATTTCCGTTTTAA
- a CDS encoding ABC transporter permease, with protein MKLKLNNPVLSKEIKLRFRSPKSFNGILFYLIIMCIFVFGFIFVTMSVNQTAYFTPDESFFLFTLLSFIQLGLVLFISPGLTAGVISTEREKQTLPILLTTSQSSFQIILGKLLSSIAFLLLLIFAGLPIYSLVFLFGGISPVDFGLVFLFLFVTLLAIGSLGVMFSTIIRRTIVSMIATYGTMLFLTTVTGFLAIMFAQLMSLSTNAVPTSFPTYFLASINPGVLMASLLSPDVKEGITSFTVIDFPIWGTYLIFYLSITALSLFIAVKNLRVNMKRLK; from the coding sequence ATGAAGCTAAAATTAAATAATCCAGTTTTATCGAAAGAAATAAAGTTAAGATTTAGATCACCGAAAAGTTTTAACGGAATACTGTTTTATTTAATCATTATGTGTATTTTCGTTTTCGGTTTTATCTTCGTTACGATGAGTGTCAATCAAACGGCTTATTTCACGCCAGATGAAAGTTTCTTCCTGTTTACGCTGCTTTCGTTTATTCAATTGGGATTAGTATTATTTATTAGTCCCGGACTGACAGCAGGCGTGATTAGTACAGAGAGAGAAAAACAGACGTTGCCCATTTTATTGACGACATCACAAAGTTCCTTTCAAATTATTTTGGGAAAATTACTGTCATCTATCGCCTTTTTATTACTACTAATCTTTGCCGGACTTCCGATTTATAGCCTTGTATTTCTATTTGGAGGGATATCACCTGTCGATTTCGGATTGGTTTTTCTATTTTTATTCGTCACATTATTAGCCATTGGCAGTCTTGGGGTTATGTTTTCGACAATTATTCGTCGCACGATTGTATCGATGATTGCGACGTATGGAACAATGCTGTTTTTAACGACTGTAACGGGGTTCTTAGCTATAATGTTCGCGCAATTGATGTCGTTAAGTACAAACGCAGTACCGACGTCGTTTCCTACCTATTTTTTGGCGTCGATTAATCCCGGAGTCCTCATGGCTTCTTTATTATCACCGGATGTCAAGGAAGGAATTACTTCGTTTACGGTCATAGATTTTCCGATATGGGGAACGTATTTAATCTTTTATTTATCTATCACCGCGTTGTCGTTGTTCATTGCGGTTAAAAACTTACGCGTAAATATGAAACGACTTAAATAA
- a CDS encoding YkyB family protein — MKSSPTIRDLTVAIYTVNRHAKTAPDNKELYDLKKLALEKLIKKGHATKIGLHFVDNPKFSQQHSTTLVRCCDFLFHMIPEKEDFKSLPHLGQQDQTARNPQERMSLRVAKELLEGFIGIPPKKPIIKKSKLKKKSVHNVHKTNSFRSSYLDG, encoded by the coding sequence TTGAAAAGCAGTCCAACTATTAGAGACCTTACAGTCGCTATCTATACTGTAAATCGACATGCAAAAACCGCGCCGGATAATAAAGAGTTATATGACCTCAAAAAATTAGCGCTTGAGAAACTCATAAAAAAAGGTCACGCAACAAAAATCGGATTGCATTTCGTCGATAATCCAAAGTTTAGTCAACAACATTCAACGACCTTGGTTCGTTGTTGCGATTTCCTCTTCCACATGATCCCTGAAAAAGAAGACTTCAAATCTCTTCCACATCTTGGTCAACAAGACCAAACTGCTCGTAATCCTCAAGAGCGCATGAGTTTACGCGTTGCCAAAGAGCTCCTTGAAGGTTTCATAGGAATCCCCCCAAAAAAGCCAATTATAAAGAAAAGTAAACTAAAAAAGAAAAGTGTTCATAACGTTCACAAAACAAATAGTTTTCGTTCGTCATATTTAGATGGCTAA
- a CDS encoding ABC transporter ATP-binding protein — protein MIEIKGVTKKYGNFKALDDINLSLKEGTVFGFVGANGAGKSTMFLMLATLLQPTSGELFINGISVRKNPTEIRKMIGYMPDFFGVYDQLKADEYLDFYAASYGISESERKKIIPQLLELVNLTHKRYEYVDLLSRGMKQRLCLARSLIHDPKVLILDEPASGLDPRARIEMRDILRSLKKMGKTILISSHILPELAEMCDEIGVIDNGRIIAHGSVNEIQTQLRGEKVITVSMTRPIEQKIIRFFEENPFITNIELLEAIHGFSFAFKGTDDDQVELLKSAMINDIPILSFTEHVTNLEDVFMEITKGATEDEAKIK, from the coding sequence ATGATTGAGATAAAAGGTGTTACAAAAAAATACGGTAACTTTAAAGCACTAGATGATATTAACTTGTCCTTAAAAGAAGGAACAGTTTTCGGTTTCGTCGGTGCTAACGGTGCAGGAAAATCAACGATGTTTCTGATGCTTGCGACGCTTTTACAACCAACATCGGGAGAATTATTTATCAATGGAATCAGTGTTCGAAAAAATCCTACGGAAATTCGTAAAATGATTGGATATATGCCGGATTTTTTTGGTGTATATGATCAATTGAAAGCGGATGAGTATTTGGATTTTTACGCTGCAAGTTATGGTATTTCTGAATCAGAACGTAAAAAAATTATTCCTCAACTGTTGGAGCTTGTCAATTTGACACATAAACGTTATGAATACGTTGACTTATTATCAAGGGGAATGAAACAACGACTATGTTTAGCACGCAGTCTTATCCATGACCCTAAAGTTCTGATTTTAGATGAACCCGCTTCTGGTCTAGATCCAAGGGCTCGTATTGAAATGCGAGATATTTTAAGATCTTTGAAAAAAATGGGGAAAACAATATTAATATCTTCGCATATCTTGCCTGAGTTAGCGGAAATGTGTGATGAAATTGGCGTCATCGACAATGGTAGAATAATTGCGCATGGTTCGGTCAATGAGATTCAAACTCAACTCAGAGGAGAAAAAGTGATTACAGTCTCTATGACGCGACCAATTGAACAAAAAATCATTCGTTTTTTCGAAGAGAATCCATTCATTACGAATATTGAGTTGTTAGAAGCCATTCATGGATTTAGTTTTGCATTTAAAGGAACTGATGATGACCAGGTTGAATTGTTGAAAAGTGCGATGATAAATGACATTCCTATTCTTTCGTTCACAGAGCATGTTACTAATCTAGAAGATGTATTCATGGAAATAACGAAAGGAGCGACTGAAGATGAAGCTAAAATTAAATAA
- a CDS encoding DUF58 domain-containing protein has product MSENLFPNKLLNRLGGLSIATKSGRLGHHKGTHRSKKTGSSLDFSDFREYHMGDDIRHIDWNVYARTGQPFIKQFLDEQEMRIHVVLDSTKSMKVDGKWDYARKICAGLGHIALKSGDTVSVSTRVHGQSRFIRKKGIMHRAAVTKFLSSIEEPNSESGFTDSILSHIPKAVTVLFLVTDGLEKTENWAHLFKRLRGICNDVRIILVQSESEELPSYEGDVRLVDIESNDGVEVTMTNRSIRQYIEAKETHEGKLFMLAKQYGIQLIHGQVQVGVMTLMTKKMRQVGWLE; this is encoded by the coding sequence ATGTCTGAGAATTTATTTCCAAATAAGCTTCTAAATCGATTGGGTGGGCTATCAATTGCGACAAAATCTGGGAGACTCGGCCATCATAAAGGGACACACCGTTCTAAAAAGACAGGTTCTTCATTAGATTTTTCGGATTTCAGAGAATATCATATGGGCGATGATATTCGTCATATCGATTGGAATGTGTATGCGCGAACAGGTCAACCGTTTATCAAACAATTTCTTGATGAACAAGAGATGCGCATTCATGTCGTATTGGATTCAACGAAATCCATGAAGGTAGATGGAAAATGGGATTATGCTCGTAAAATTTGTGCTGGTCTAGGTCATATTGCGTTAAAAAGCGGCGATACTGTTTCAGTTTCGACACGGGTTCATGGTCAAAGTCGTTTCATTCGCAAGAAAGGGATTATGCATCGAGCCGCAGTTACTAAATTTCTATCGTCAATTGAGGAACCGAATTCAGAAAGTGGTTTTACGGACAGTATATTAAGCCATATCCCAAAAGCGGTAACCGTTTTATTTCTTGTGACGGATGGTCTTGAAAAAACGGAAAACTGGGCACATTTATTTAAAAGGTTACGAGGCATTTGTAATGATGTACGTATAATTCTTGTACAGTCGGAATCAGAAGAACTGCCATCATATGAAGGTGATGTACGATTGGTGGATATTGAAAGTAACGACGGTGTCGAAGTTACAATGACAAATCGTTCAATTCGACAATATATCGAGGCGAAGGAAACCCATGAAGGTAAATTATTCATGTTGGCAAAACAATATGGAATCCAGCTTATTCATGGGCAAGTACAGGTCGGCGTCATGACATTGATGACGAAAAAGATGCGCCAAGTCGGTTGGCTGGAATAG
- the cbpB gene encoding cyclic-di-AMP-binding protein CbpB, with amino-acid sequence MISVRNKEFLFTPIADYIISAEKVVHVQIGNNAEHALLVLTKTGYSSIPVLDANDRLKGLLSIRTVTDSILGLAHIEYERLPDLKVDEIMKTNIPTIRTTDRFQRGLDLVIDNPFVCVVEEDGTFAGILTRRVILKQFKKYIYSVD; translated from the coding sequence ATGATTTCTGTTAGAAATAAAGAGTTTTTGTTTACCCCTATCGCAGATTATATTATTTCAGCTGAAAAGGTAGTTCACGTTCAAATTGGTAACAATGCGGAACATGCCCTCCTCGTTTTAACTAAAACAGGATATTCATCAATTCCAGTGCTTGATGCAAACGACCGTTTAAAGGGACTTCTTAGCATTCGAACAGTTACGGATTCTATTTTAGGCTTAGCACATATCGAATATGAACGATTACCCGATTTAAAAGTTGATGAAATAATGAAAACCAATATTCCGACGATACGGACTACAGATCGCTTTCAAAGGGGATTGGACTTAGTAATTGATAATCCTTTTGTTTGTGTTGTAGAAGAAGATGGAACATTTGCCGGTATTTTAACAAGAAGGGTAATCTTAAAACAGTTTAAGAAGTATATATATTCCGTTGACTAA
- a CDS encoding MoxR family ATPase has translation MPYTQEQIKEMSEKLRNVKDEIGKFIVGQHEAVEFSLYSILADGHALLEGLPGLGKTMLIRTISEVLDLSFSRIQFTPDLMPADITGTSIIERNEDGKQKFVFKKGPIFSQMVLADEINRATPKTQSALLEAMGEKTVTVLGETREMSRPFFVLATQNPIEMEGTYPLPEAQMDRFLCKIHLPFPKKTELKEIMMRTTGSKEIKIEKVMNADEIVVAQQMVKEIIIAEEMIDYAVDLISATHFKDETSGEWTDYVQYGSGPRGLQSIIKLAKARAFLAGRLHVSIADIKIVALPALRHRILINYEGEAEGVEVDHLLLKLIEDVKQGASV, from the coding sequence ATGCCTTACACGCAGGAACAAATTAAAGAAATGAGCGAAAAGCTACGAAACGTGAAAGACGAAATTGGTAAGTTTATTGTTGGTCAACATGAGGCGGTTGAGTTTTCGCTCTATTCGATCTTAGCCGATGGTCATGCACTTCTTGAAGGGTTACCTGGGTTGGGAAAAACAATGCTGATTCGGACGATATCCGAGGTACTTGATCTCTCATTTTCAAGAATTCAATTTACACCCGACCTGATGCCTGCTGATATAACGGGAACAAGTATTATTGAACGAAATGAAGATGGAAAACAAAAATTCGTATTTAAAAAAGGCCCTATTTTTAGTCAAATGGTGCTTGCTGACGAGATTAACCGGGCAACACCGAAGACGCAAAGTGCCTTGCTTGAAGCAATGGGGGAAAAAACGGTTACCGTTCTTGGAGAAACGCGTGAGATGTCGCGTCCATTTTTTGTCCTTGCAACACAAAACCCAATTGAGATGGAAGGAACGTATCCACTCCCGGAAGCCCAAATGGACCGTTTTCTTTGTAAAATCCATTTGCCATTTCCAAAGAAAACAGAGTTGAAAGAAATCATGATGCGTACTACAGGCTCTAAAGAAATAAAAATAGAAAAAGTGATGAATGCCGACGAAATTGTTGTTGCCCAGCAAATGGTAAAAGAAATAATTATTGCCGAAGAAATGATTGATTATGCAGTCGATCTAATTTCGGCAACACATTTTAAGGACGAAACAAGCGGTGAATGGACGGATTATGTTCAATACGGTAGCGGTCCCCGTGGGTTGCAATCAATTATTAAATTAGCGAAAGCACGAGCATTCCTTGCAGGAAGACTTCATGTTTCAATTGCAGACATTAAAATCGTGGCCCTTCCCGCGCTTCGTCATCGTATTTTAATCAATTACGAAGGGGAAGCAGAAGGAGTAGAAGTTGATCATCTTCTATTGAAATTAATTGAAGATGTGAAACAAGGGGCATCTGTTTAA
- a CDS encoding MDR family MFS transporter, with protein MRLNKKATNRPLVLISVMLAMFVSAVEATIVTTAMPVIASDLGGFSRYSWIFSAYLLMSTVTVLVYGKLADLFGRKPILFIGMTIFIIGSFLCGFATTMEQLILYRLIQGLGAGAVMPIVTTIVGDIYTTKERAKVQGYLSSIWGISAVLGPALGGGIVYYFSWEYVFWVNIPLGILAMIGIGVFLQEPEREKEVSIDYKGAILLTISLSAILFWLVEGGQSFGRLSFSSIALLLMSFGLFTLFVFVERTAKDPLMPFSIWKNPVILYANLVSFTTGFILIGISAYLPTFVTGVMGQPAIIAGFTLTAMSIGWPIASSFAGHLLIRWGTFKVSFVGGIFLVIGSMLFVTMTATSGPLWAAISSFFVGIGMGLTGTAFVVTIQGAVPRHKRGSATAANMFMRNFGNTVGAAFFGAILNATLMTAFKKNQSSLDVDDVNLLLTEEGRKAISVPDINLLENALGQSLQWVYVGVAVFAVISLLLILRIPRGKELLNVDD; from the coding sequence ATGAGATTAAATAAAAAAGCAACGAACAGACCGCTCGTCCTTATATCAGTCATGCTTGCTATGTTTGTTAGCGCAGTCGAAGCGACTATTGTGACAACTGCAATGCCTGTGATTGCATCAGATCTGGGTGGTTTTTCGAGATATAGTTGGATATTTTCTGCATATTTGTTAATGAGTACCGTAACTGTTTTAGTTTACGGAAAATTAGCCGACCTATTTGGAAGAAAGCCAATTTTATTTATCGGTATGACGATTTTTATTATTGGTTCTTTTTTATGTGGATTTGCAACCACCATGGAACAGCTAATTTTATATCGACTTATCCAAGGCCTGGGGGCTGGTGCCGTTATGCCAATTGTGACGACTATTGTGGGGGACATTTATACAACAAAAGAACGAGCAAAAGTGCAGGGTTATTTATCTAGTATTTGGGGTATTTCGGCCGTTTTGGGACCAGCGCTAGGCGGCGGGATTGTTTATTACTTTAGTTGGGAATACGTTTTCTGGGTAAATATTCCACTTGGCATTTTAGCTATGATTGGGATTGGTGTTTTTCTTCAAGAACCTGAAAGGGAGAAAGAAGTTTCAATTGATTATAAAGGCGCAATCTTATTAACGATTTCTTTGTCTGCCATTTTATTTTGGCTAGTTGAAGGCGGTCAATCTTTCGGAAGGCTATCTTTCTCTAGTATCGCATTATTATTGATGAGTTTTGGTCTATTTACATTATTCGTTTTTGTGGAACGGACTGCTAAAGATCCATTAATGCCTTTTTCAATTTGGAAGAATCCAGTAATTTTATATGCCAATTTAGTTTCCTTTACCACTGGTTTTATATTAATAGGGATATCTGCCTATTTACCGACCTTTGTAACAGGCGTTATGGGTCAACCTGCAATTATCGCAGGATTTACTTTGACTGCAATGTCGATTGGTTGGCCAATAGCTTCATCATTCGCAGGGCATTTATTAATCCGTTGGGGGACATTCAAGGTGTCGTTTGTCGGAGGGATTTTTCTCGTTATCGGATCGATGTTGTTTGTCACGATGACTGCAACTTCAGGTCCATTATGGGCAGCGATTTCAAGCTTCTTCGTCGGCATAGGTATGGGGCTAACGGGTACTGCTTTCGTCGTTACAATCCAAGGAGCTGTACCGAGACACAAGAGAGGATCCGCAACAGCGGCGAATATGTTCATGCGTAATTTCGGGAATACAGTGGGCGCAGCTTTTTTTGGCGCAATATTAAATGCTACGCTGATGACTGCCTTTAAAAAGAATCAATCTAGCTTGGACGTTGATGATGTAAATCTTCTATTGACAGAAGAGGGGCGCAAAGCAATTTCGGTGCCAGACATTAATCTTCTCGAAAATGCACTTGGCCAATCCCTTCAATGGGTCTATGTTGGCGTTGCTGTATTTGCAGTAATTAGTCTTTTGCTCATTTTACGAATACCACGGGGAAAGGAGCTTTTAAATGTCGATGATTGA
- a CDS encoding DUF58 domain-containing protein, producing the protein MNWNRHEEGFKSLHMLMGVALVFLLFALIYFQVVLAACFASILLMGIVQNMYYKNVGKDLKLLPVKNKARFLIGTESDLVMEFENGRLPIWNGKLTLSIEDSVIPTLNDMQHFSGIFDFTVPFSVGSYEVVRITIPLEGRKRGISRITRVIVEVPHIFGEGSVLMELEDPVNQENLVYPNIVPFTGQLNPSPFKPGEIPQRQSLFHDKFQPVGTRDYVPSDRFDQIHWTASARMQKLQTKEYLPVTEQSVMFILNAIEKSRTDGDFERKVERLASYVDYCTSHVIPYEIIINIRTYGMQPYIHQATGTGKIQHQKSLELLAQISEKNAKIPFENILQSIESKVQLAPTIVLITHEPERFHALHGKWSKRSEVIIDSSYERGEAQWINDKSTISVLG; encoded by the coding sequence ATGAACTGGAATCGCCATGAAGAGGGTTTCAAATCACTTCATATGCTGATGGGAGTCGCACTTGTCTTCTTATTGTTTGCACTCATTTATTTTCAAGTTGTTCTGGCTGCCTGTTTCGCTTCTATTCTGTTAATGGGTATTGTTCAAAATATGTACTATAAAAACGTAGGGAAAGACTTGAAACTATTACCTGTTAAAAATAAAGCACGCTTTTTAATTGGAACTGAATCTGATTTAGTCATGGAGTTTGAAAATGGAAGACTGCCAATTTGGAATGGTAAATTAACACTTTCAATAGAGGATTCTGTGATTCCGACACTCAATGACATGCAACATTTTAGTGGGATTTTTGATTTTACAGTTCCTTTTTCAGTCGGAAGTTATGAAGTGGTTCGGATAACAATTCCGTTGGAAGGCAGGAAAAGAGGGATATCTAGAATAACACGTGTCATCGTTGAAGTTCCCCATATATTTGGGGAAGGTTCGGTTTTGATGGAGCTAGAAGATCCGGTGAATCAAGAAAATCTCGTATATCCAAATATAGTTCCATTTACTGGCCAATTAAATCCGTCACCGTTCAAACCGGGTGAAATTCCACAACGACAATCATTGTTTCACGATAAGTTTCAGCCAGTTGGGACTCGGGACTATGTACCATCTGATCGTTTTGATCAAATTCATTGGACTGCAAGTGCTCGTATGCAAAAGTTGCAAACAAAAGAGTATTTGCCAGTTACCGAACAATCGGTGATGTTTATCCTAAATGCCATTGAAAAATCGCGCACGGATGGCGACTTCGAAAGGAAAGTGGAGCGTCTAGCATCGTATGTTGATTATTGTACAAGTCATGTCATCCCCTATGAAATTATCATCAATATACGCACGTATGGAATGCAACCATACATTCATCAAGCCACCGGGACAGGAAAAATCCAACATCAAAAATCGCTTGAGTTATTAGCGCAAATATCAGAGAAAAATGCAAAAATCCCTTTTGAGAATATACTACAAAGTATTGAGTCGAAAGTACAATTAGCACCAACAATTGTACTCATTACTCACGAGCCCGAACGTTTTCATGCCTTGCATGGTAAATGGTCTAAGCGCAGCGAAGTAATTATCGATAGTTCTTATGAAAGGGGTGAGGCGCAGTGGATCAACGACAAATCGACGATTTCAGTTTTAGGCTGA